One window of the Diospyros lotus cultivar Yz01 chromosome 12, ASM1463336v1, whole genome shotgun sequence genome contains the following:
- the LOC127814217 gene encoding T-complex protein 1 subunit alpha has product MAISGQTIDIMGDRQSGQDVRAQNVMACQAVANIVKSSLGPVGLDKMLVDDIGDVTITNDGATILKMLEVEHPAAKVLVELAELQDREVGDGTTSVVIIAAELLKRANDLVRNKIHPTSIISGYRLAMREACKYVDEKLAVKVEKLGKDSLVNCAKTSMSSKLIAGDSDFFANLVVEAVQGVKMTNARGETRYPIKAINILKAHGKSAKDSYLLKGYALNTGRAAQGMPLKVAPARIACLDFNLQRTKMQLGIQVLVTDPRELEKIRQREADMTKERIEKLLKAGANVVLTTKGIDDMALKYFVEAGAIAVRRVRKEDIRHVAKATGATLVSTFADMEGEETFDSSLLGQADEVVEERISDDDVIMIKGTKTTSAVSLILRGANDYMLDEMERSLHDALSIVKRTLESNTVVPGGGAVESALSVYLEYLATTLGSREQLAIAEFAESLLIIPKVLAVNAAKDATELVAKLRAYHHTAQTKADKKHLSSMGLDLSHGTVRNNLEAGVIEPAMSKVKIIQFATEAAITILRIDDMIKLVKDESQNEGD; this is encoded by the exons ATGGCGATTTCCGGTCAAACTATCGATATTATGGGCGACCGCCAGTCCGGCCAGGACGTTCGCGCCCAAAATG TGATGGCATGTCAAGCGGTAGCAAACATTGTGAAGTCTTCACTTGGCCCTGTTGGGCTCGACAAG ATGTTAGTTGATGATATTGGTGATGTAACAATAACTAATGATGGCGCTACAATACTGAAGATGTTAGAAGTTGAGCACCCAGCTGCTAAG GTACTCGTTGAGTTGGCTGAGCTTCAAGACCGAGAAGTTGGAGATGGGACAACTTCAGTGGTCATTATAGCAGCAGAGCTGCTTAAG AGAGCAAATGATTTGGTGAGGAATAAGATTCATCCAACATCCATAATCAGTGGTTATAGA CTTGCTATGAGGGAAGCATGCAAATATGTTGATGAAAAATTGGCTGTGAAG GTGGAAAAGCTTGGAAAAGATTCTCTCGTGAACTGTGCCAAGACAAGCATGTCCTCAAAGTTGATAGCTGGTGACAGTGACTTTTTCGCAAATCTG GTTGTGGAAGCAGTACAAGGAGTTAAGATGACCAATGCAAGGGGTGAGACCAGATATCCCATCAAG GCAATTAATATTCTCAAAGCTCATGGAAAAAGTGCAAAGGATAGCTATCTTTTGAAGGGCTATGCTTTGAATACTGGCCGGGCTGCTCAGGGTATGCCATTAAAAGTCGCCCCTGCAAGGATTGCCTGTCTTGATTTCAATCTTCAGAGGACAAAAATGCAATTGGGCATCCAAGTTTTAGTCACTGATCCTCGGGAACTGGAAAAGATTCGACAGAG AGAAGCTGATATGACAAAAGAACGGATTGAAAAGCTTCTTAAGGCTGGCGCTAATGTTGTTTTGACTACAAAGGGAATTGATGACATGGCCCTTAAG TACTTTGTGGAGGCTGGTGCAATTGCAGTGAGACGTGTTAGGAAAGAGGATATTCGCCATGTTGCCAAGGCTACTGGTGCAACTTTG GTTTCGACATTTGCTGATATGGAAGGTGAAGAAACATTTGATTCATCACTTCTCGGGCAGGCAGATGAAGTAGTTGAAGAGCGCATTTCTGATGATGATGTGATCATGATAAAAGGGACAAAAACAACAAGTGCG GTATCATTGATTCTTCGGGGGGCAAATGACTATATGCTTGATGAGATGGAGAGGTCACTGCATGATGCTTTGTCCATTGTCAAGAGGACCCTGGAATCCAATACG GTGGTTCCTGGAGGTGGTGCAGTTGAGTCTGCTTTGTCGGTCTATCTGGAGTATCTTGCAACCACACTAGGATCCCGGGAGCAGCTTGCAATTGCAGAATTTGCTGAATCTTTGTTAATCATACCAAAG GTTCTGGCTGTCAATGCCGCAAAAGATGCGACTGAATTAGTTGCTAAACTCCGTGCTTACCACCATACTGCCCAAACCAAGGCAGACAAGAAGCATCTGTCAAG CATGGGGCTTGATCTTTCACATGGAACCGTCCGTAACAATCTAGAAGCTGGAGTCATTGAGCCTGCAATGAGCAAAGTGAAGATTATACAG TTTGCAACTGAAGCAGCCATAACAATTCTCCGGATCGATGACATGATCAAGCTAGTCAAAGATGAGAGTCAAAACGAAGGGGATTAG